The Larus michahellis chromosome 2, bLarMic1.1, whole genome shotgun sequence genome window below encodes:
- the ENKUR gene encoding enkurin, with product MPAQRAHESIHNLPPLEEKQPVKPPRYISTFRPAVKCEAEKNKAQWKTMGPAKVAVPSPKKFLQKHSKEPKLPARKKEQDSKKLPALSVPRRTDHPVMGIQSKKNFINTNAVAAITVLPKKPQPIYVDRRQGDKYLLETSGLVPKYIKKKDYGVTPKYITRRNEEVKRAQKEYEDSILEHLKKRAMKRLSDEERRSLLQGLKKNWEEVYRDFQRLSVEIDTIPKKLYKEKLELQMKQLEHDIEVIEKHKVIYIANE from the exons ATGCCGGCGCAGCGCGCCCATGAGAGCATCCATAACCTGCCCCccctggaggagaagcagcctgtCAAACCTCCCAG GTATATATCCACATTTAGACCAGCCGTGAAAtgtgaagcagagaaaaataaagctcagTGGAAAACTATGGGACCAGCAAAAGTTGCAGTGCCATCTCCAAAAAAATTCCTGCAGAAACATTCAAAGGAACCCAAGCTACCAGCAA gaaaaaaagaacaggataGTAAGAAACTGCCTGCGTTATCAGTGCCACGGAGGACAGATCACCCAGTTATGGGAATTCAGAGTAAAAAGaattttataaatacaaatgcaGTTGCTGCTATCACGGTATTGCCTAAAAAGCCTCAACCTATTTATGTTGATAGAAGACAGGGAGATAAATATCTGCTTGAAACTTCAGGCCTTGttccaaaatatattaaaaaaaag GATTACGGTGTTACACCAAAATATATAACACGGAGAAATGAAGAAGTGAAGAGAGCTCAGAAAGAATATGAGGACAGTATATTGGAGCATCTCAAGAAAAGAGCTATGAAACGGCTATCTGATGAAGAAAGGAGAAGTCTTCTGCAG GGGCTGAAGAAGAACTGGGAGGAAGTGTATCGTGACTTTCAGCGTCTTTCGGTAGAAATAGACACCATACCCAAGAAGTTATATAAAGAAAAGCTGGAATTGCAGATGAAACAACTGGAGCATGACATAGAAGTAATTGAGAAGCACAAAGTTATCTACATTGCAAATGAGTAA
- the THNSL1 gene encoding threonine synthase-like 1: protein MKMFHIVQYRPLRQIAQNSLSSMCLKLMLSRPAAFAQIWKSWFSSHSLVGNKNIILMGPPGAGKTTIGRIVGQKLDCPVIDIDDDVLETTWNMSVSEKLQDVGNEQFLEEEGKALLKFSASGSVISLTGSNPMHAAGMQHMKKNGIVVYLDVPTAVIMSRLKSMKVDRIVGQSPGISLKDILQFRKQFYKRWYDIRVLCGGDIAPEVVAERVLDAVKRYQNSELETFISTRSSRSGRSMEKDSHKYFSDVVTEGLAPDGGLFVPERGLPEFTAGEWQSLIEATYIERAQVILERCIHPADIPASKLAEIIGTAYGENFTCSKIAPVRHLVGNQFLLELFHGPTASFKDFALQMVPHIFAYCIPRSCNYLVLVATSGDTGSAVLDGFSRLHDTDKQRIAVMNFFPEDGVSPIQKSQMIGCQKENAWSVGVKSDFDFCQTAIKQIFTNSDYTGFLTVEYGTALAAANSINWARLLPQIVYHASAYLDLVHQDIIPFGSPVDVCIPTGNFGNILAALYAKMMGIPIRKCICASNENNVLTDFIRTGVYDLRGRKLIPTFSPAVDILKSSNLERYLHLIANEDGQLVTQLYNQLENQGHFQLRKDLLEKLQQDLVAGWCSEEDCLAAIHSVYSTTGYILDTHTAVAKVVADRLQDRTCPIIISSTAHYSKFAPAILRALRIAEIKQNPLSQLHLLSSYSPLPPVHWGLLETLKRKGNDDHQVCAADMSMLMSRIETLIQNHFMKVF, encoded by the coding sequence ATGAAGATGTTTCACATTGTTCAGTACCGGCCTTTAAGGCAAATAGCCCAAAACAGTCTTTCTAGCATGTGTTTAAAACTGATGCTTTCAAGACCTGCTGCATTTGCACAGATATGGAAGTCAtggttctcaagccattctcttgttggaaacaaaaatattatcttGATGGGACCTCCGGGTGCTGGGAAAACAACAATCGGGAGAATAGTAGGTCAGAAACTAGATTGCCCTGTCATAGACATAGACGATGATGTCCTTGAAACAACCTGGAACATGAGTGTGTCAGAAAAACTGCAGGATGTTGGTAATGAGCAATTTttagaggaggaaggaaaagcccTGTTGAAGTTTTCAGCATCTGGAAGTGTCATTTCCCTTACTGGGTCCAATCCAATGCATGCTGCTGGCATGCAgcatatgaagaaaaatggaatagTTGTATATCTGGATGTGCCCACAGCAGTCATTATGAGCAGGCTGAAATCAATGAAAGTGGATCGCATCGTGGGACAGTCTCCTGGTATTTCTCTCAAGGACATACTTCAGTTCAGGAAGCAGTTCTACAAAAGGTGGTATGACATCCGTGTTCTTTGTGGAGGGGATATTGCACCAGAGGTTGTAGCAGAAAGGGTACTTGATGCTGTGAAGAGATACCAAAACTCAGAACTGGAAACTTTCATTTCAACTAGGTCTAGTAGGTCTGGAAGGAGTATGGAAAAAGACTCTCACAAATATTTCAGTGATGTTGTTACTGAGGGTTTAGCCCCTGATGGAGGACTCTTTGTTCCTGAGAGAGGACTTCCAGAATTCACTGCTGGAGAATGGCAAAGCCTTATAGAAGCAACTTACATTGAAAGAGCCCAGGTGATACTAGAAAGATGCATACATCCTGCTGATATTCCTGCTTCTAAGCTGGCAGAAATTATTGGAACTGCTTATGGAGAAAACTTTACTTGTTCTAAAATAGCCCCAGTTAGGCATCTGGTGGGCAATCAGTTTCTCCTTGAGTTATTTCATGGACCAACAGCATCATTTAAAGATTTTGCATTACAGATGGTGCCGCATATATTTGCATACTGCATTCCCAGAAGCTGCAATTACTTGGTTCTGGTAGCTACTTCTGGTGACACAGGGAGTGCTGTCCTAGATGGCTTTAGTCGTCTCCATGACACTGACAAACAGAGAATTGCtgtgatgaatttttttcctgaggatgGAGTAAGCCCAATTCAAAAATCACAGATGATTGGctgtcagaaagaaaatgcctgGTCAGTAGGCGTCAaatctgattttgatttttgCCAGACAGCTATAAAGCAAATCTTTACTAATTCTGATTATACTGGCTTTCTTACAGTAGAATATGGAACAGCTTTAGCTGCGGCAAACTCCATAAACTGGGCACGACTGCTTCCTCAGATAGTTTATCATGCCTCTGCATACCTTGATCTTGTTCATCAAGATATTATTCCTTTTGGAAGCCCTGTAGATGTTTGCATTCCTACAGGAAACTTTGGCAACATATTAGCTGCTTTGTATGCTAAAATGATGGGAATTCctattagaaaatgtatttgtgctTCCAATGAAAACAATGTTTTGACTGACTTCATAAGAACAGGTGTTTATGAtttgaggggaagaaaattaattcccaCTTTTTCACCAGCAGTAGATATTTTGAAGTCCTCCAATCTTGAGCGATACTTGCACCTGATTGCTAATGAGGATGGACAACTGGTGACACAATTATATAACCAGCTGGAAAATCAGGGCCACTTCCAGCTGCGGAAAGATCTACTTGAAAAGCTTCAGCAGGACTTGGTGGCTGGATGGTGCTCTGAGGAGGACTGTCTAGCTGCCATTCACTCTGTGTACAGTACTACAGGATATATTTTGGATACACACACAGCTGTTGCTAAAGTAGTTGCAGATAGATTACAAGATAGAACTTGCCCAATTATTATTTCATCCACAGCTCATTATTCTAAGTTTGCACCTGCTATCTTGAGGGCCTTGAGGattgcagaaataaaacagaatccATTAAGTCAGCTTCACTTGCTGAGTTCTTACAGCCCTCTGCCTCCAGTCCACTGGGGCCTATTAGAGACcctgaaaaggaaagggaatgaTGATCACCAAGTCTGTGCTGCTGATATGAGTATGCTGATGTCCCGTATAGAAACCTTAATTCAAAATCATTTTATGAAAGTTTTCTGA